The following coding sequences lie in one Sorex araneus isolate mSorAra2 chromosome 4, mSorAra2.pri, whole genome shotgun sequence genomic window:
- the LOC101557956 gene encoding 40S ribosomal protein S4, X isoform-like → MARGPKKHLKRVAAPKHWMLDKLTGVFAPRPSTGPHKLRECLPLIIFLRNRLKYALTGDEVKKICMQRFIKIDGKVRTDVTYPAGFMDVISIDKTGENFRLVYDTKGRFAVHRITPQEAKYKLCKVRKIFVGTKGIPHLVTHDARTIRYPDPLIKVNDTIQIDLETGKITDFIKFDTGNLCMVTGGANLGRIGVITNRERHPGSFDVVHVKDANGNSFATRLSNIFVIGKGNKPWISLPRGKGIRLTIAEERDKRLAAKQSSG, encoded by the coding sequence ATGGCTCGTGGTCCCAAGAAGCATCTGAAGCGTGTGGCAGCTCCAAAGCATTGGATGCTGGATAAACTGACGGGGGTGTTTGCTCCTCGTCCATCCACCGGGCCCCACAAACTCAGAGAATGTCTTCCACTCATCATTTTCCTAAGAAACAGGCTGAAGTATGCTCTGACAGGAGATGAAGTGAAGAAGATCTGCATGCAGCGTTTCATTAAGATAGATGGCAAAGTCCGCACTGATGTCACCTACCCTGCAGGCTTCATGGATGTCATCAGCATTGATAAAACCGGAGAGAATTTCCGTCTGGTCTATGACACCAAGGGACGCTTTGCTGTTCATCGCATTACACCGCAGGAGGCCAAGTACAAGTTATGCAAAGTGAGAAAGATCTTTGTGGGCACCAAAGGAATCCCTCACCTGGTGACACACGATGCTCGCACCATTCGCTATCCTGATCCCCTCATCAAGGTGAACGACACCATTCAGATTGATTTGGAGACCGGCAAGATTACTGATTTCATCAAGTTTGACACTGGAAACCTGTGCATGGTGACCGGCGGTGCTAACCTGGGAAGAATTGGTGTGATCACCAACCGGGAGAGACATCCCGGTTCTTTTGATGTTGTCCATGTGAAAGATGCCAATGGCAATAGCTTTGCCACCCGCCTCTCCAATATTTTTGTGATTGGCAAAGGCAACAAACCATGGATTTCTCTTCCCCGAGGAAAAGGCATCCGCCTCACCATTGCtgaagagagagacaaaagacTGGCTGCCAAACAGAGCAGTGGCTGA